From Danio aesculapii chromosome 18, fDanAes4.1, whole genome shotgun sequence, a single genomic window includes:
- the homer2 gene encoding homer protein homolog 2 isoform X1 has product MGEQPIYTTRAHVFQIDPTTKKNWVPASKQAVTVSYFYDSARHSYRIISVDGTKVIINSTITPNMNFTKTSQKFGQWADSRANTVFGLGFASEQQLSKFAEKFLEVKEAAKLAREKSQDKMETSSDQSQESGRDTPSGNQASSINGTDDEKISHSGPETAALKEENDLLKSAVEESKKCESELQALRESSTRLQEALQEAESSAESWKTQATRSLEENNQLRSKISELEVQCKELNVERERNAQLKVRIQELEADLQDKQQELENLRKQAEIIPQLMAECESINGKLQAAELSSSGLRERVELLQGEAQHRQQQQNSLKTELKLLMEQLDGKIDELHEVRQGISKLGIDN; this is encoded by the exons ATGGG GGAGCAGCCGATCTACACCACCAGGGCTCATGTCTTCCAGATCGACCCCACGACCAAGAAGAACTGGGTTCCCGCCAGTAAACAGGCCGTTACGGTCTCCTACTTCTACGACAGCGCACGCCACAGCTACCGCATCATCAGTGTGGACGGAACAAAG gtgaTCATCAACAGCACCATCACACCCAACATGAACTTCACTAAAACCTCTCAGAAGTTCGGGCAGTGGGCCGACAGCAGAGCCAACACGGTGTTCGGCCTCGGGTTCGCCTCCGAACAGCAGCTGTCCAAG TTTGCTGAGAAGTTCCTGGAGGTCAAAGAAGCAGCAAAACTGGCCAGAGAGAAGTCTCAGGACAAGATGGAGACGTCGAGCGATCAGTCACAG GAGTCTGGTCGTGACACTCCATCAGGGAATCAGGCGTCCAGCATCAACGGCACCGACGACGAGAAGATCTCACACAGCGGCCCCGAGACGGCAGCGCTGAAAGAGGAGAACGACCTGCTGAAGAGTGCCGTGGAGGagag taAGAAGTGTGAGTCAGAACTGCAGGCGCTGAGGGAGAGTAGCACCCGTCTGCAGGAGGCGCTGCAGGAGGCCGAGAGCTCCGCCGAGAGCTGGAAGACTCAGGCCACACGGAGCCTGGAGGAGAACAACCAGCTGCGCAGCAAG atctcAGAGCTGGAGGTTCAGTGTAAGGAACTGAATGTGGAGCGAGAGAGGAACGCTCAGCTCAAGGTCCGAATTCAAGAGCTGGAAGCAGATCTGCAGGACAAACaacag GAGCTGGAGAATCTGCGCAAACAGGCGGAGATAATCCCACAGCTGATGGCGGAGTGTGAAAGCATCAACGGCAAACTACAG gcggCGGAGCTCTCCAGCAGTGGTCTGCGTGAGCGTGTGGAGCTCCTGCAGGGTGAAGCGCAGCACCGGCAGCAGCAGCAGAACAGCCTGAAGACGGAGCTCAAACTCCTGATGGAGCAGCTGGACGGCAAGATCGACGAGCTGCACGAGGTCCGACAGGGCATCTCCAAACTCGGCATCgacaactga
- the homer2 gene encoding homer protein homolog 2 isoform X2 yields MEQPIYTTRAHVFQIDPTTKKNWVPASKQAVTVSYFYDSARHSYRIISVDGTKVIINSTITPNMNFTKTSQKFGQWADSRANTVFGLGFASEQQLSKFAEKFLEVKEAAKLAREKSQDKMETSSDQSQESGRDTPSGNQASSINGTDDEKISHSGPETAALKEENDLLKSAVEESKKCESELQALRESSTRLQEALQEAESSAESWKTQATRSLEENNQLRSKISELEVQCKELNVERERNAQLKVRIQELEADLQDKQQELENLRKQAEIIPQLMAECESINGKLQAAELSSSGLRERVELLQGEAQHRQQQQNSLKTELKLLMEQLDGKIDELHEVRQGISKLGIDN; encoded by the exons AT GGAGCAGCCGATCTACACCACCAGGGCTCATGTCTTCCAGATCGACCCCACGACCAAGAAGAACTGGGTTCCCGCCAGTAAACAGGCCGTTACGGTCTCCTACTTCTACGACAGCGCACGCCACAGCTACCGCATCATCAGTGTGGACGGAACAAAG gtgaTCATCAACAGCACCATCACACCCAACATGAACTTCACTAAAACCTCTCAGAAGTTCGGGCAGTGGGCCGACAGCAGAGCCAACACGGTGTTCGGCCTCGGGTTCGCCTCCGAACAGCAGCTGTCCAAG TTTGCTGAGAAGTTCCTGGAGGTCAAAGAAGCAGCAAAACTGGCCAGAGAGAAGTCTCAGGACAAGATGGAGACGTCGAGCGATCAGTCACAG GAGTCTGGTCGTGACACTCCATCAGGGAATCAGGCGTCCAGCATCAACGGCACCGACGACGAGAAGATCTCACACAGCGGCCCCGAGACGGCAGCGCTGAAAGAGGAGAACGACCTGCTGAAGAGTGCCGTGGAGGagag taAGAAGTGTGAGTCAGAACTGCAGGCGCTGAGGGAGAGTAGCACCCGTCTGCAGGAGGCGCTGCAGGAGGCCGAGAGCTCCGCCGAGAGCTGGAAGACTCAGGCCACACGGAGCCTGGAGGAGAACAACCAGCTGCGCAGCAAG atctcAGAGCTGGAGGTTCAGTGTAAGGAACTGAATGTGGAGCGAGAGAGGAACGCTCAGCTCAAGGTCCGAATTCAAGAGCTGGAAGCAGATCTGCAGGACAAACaacag GAGCTGGAGAATCTGCGCAAACAGGCGGAGATAATCCCACAGCTGATGGCGGAGTGTGAAAGCATCAACGGCAAACTACAG gcggCGGAGCTCTCCAGCAGTGGTCTGCGTGAGCGTGTGGAGCTCCTGCAGGGTGAAGCGCAGCACCGGCAGCAGCAGCAGAACAGCCTGAAGACGGAGCTCAAACTCCTGATGGAGCAGCTGGACGGCAAGATCGACGAGCTGCACGAGGTCCGACAGGGCATCTCCAAACTCGGCATCgacaactga